A genomic region of Cannabis sativa cultivar Pink pepper isolate KNU-18-1 chromosome 1, ASM2916894v1, whole genome shotgun sequence contains the following coding sequences:
- the LOC115707858 gene encoding pyridoxal 5'-phosphate synthase-like subunit PDX1.2 — MAEDGAVTVYNTNAITDTKKNNPFSIKVGLAQMLRGGAILEVTNIDQAKLAEDAGACSVIVSEPVIHRGISRMADPSLLKEIKRAVSIPVMARSRVGHFVEAQILEAIGVDYIDESEALALADEDNFINKHNFRTPFLCGCRNLGEALSRIREGAAMVRTQGELTGSGNVSETVRSLRSIMGEIRVLNNMDEDEVFAFSKKIAAPYDLVAQTKQMGRLPVVQFAAGGIVTPADAALMMQLGCDGVFVGSEIFNSSDPYKRVRGIIQAVRHYNDPHVLVETSTGLADAMAGLNLNEDRIEQF; from the coding sequence ATGGCTGAAGACGGCGCCGTAACGGTCTACAATACCAACGCCATTACCGATACCAAGAAGAACAACCCATTTTCCATTAAGGTCGGATTAGCTCAAATGCTTCGCGGTGGAGCTATTCTCGAAGTTACCAACATCGACCAAGCTAAGCTCGCCGAAGATGCCGGTGCTTGCTCTGTTATTGTATCGGAACCGGTAATCCACCGAGGGATTTCTCGAATGGCTGATCCATCTCTTCTTAAGGAGATTAAGCGAGCTGTTTCGATCCCTGTAATGGCGAGATCTAGAGTTGGGCATTTCGTTGAAGCTCAGATATTAGAAGCCATCGGTGTTGATTACATCGATGAGAGCGAAGCTTTGGCTTTGGCCGACGAGGATAATTTCATCAACAAGCATAATTTTCGAACACCATTTCTTTGTGGTTGTCGAAATCTTGGGGAGGCTTTGAGCAGGATTAGGGAAGGAGCCGCTATGGTAAGGACTCAAGGGGAATTAACAGGTTCAGGTAACGTTTCCGAGACTGTACGGAGCTTGAGATCAATAATGGGGGAGATTAGGGTTTTGAACAACATGGATGAAGATGAAGTGTTTGCCTTTTCGAAGAAGATAGCTGCGCCTTATGATCTGGTTGCTCAGACCAAGCAAATGGGTCGTCTTCCCGTAGTTCAATTTGCCGCCGGAGGGATTGTGACACCGGCCGATGCGGCACTGATGATGCAATTGGGATGCGACGGTGTTTTTGTGGGTTCGGAGATTTTCAATTCTTCTGATCCGTACAAGCGTGTGAGGGGCATAATTCAGGCTGTTAGGCATTACAATGATCCCCATGTGCTTGTGGAAACGAGCACTGGTTTGGCTGATGCCATGGCTGGTCTGAACCTCAATGAGGATAGGATTGAACAGTTTTAA
- the LOC115707857 gene encoding mitochondrial arginine transporter BAC2 gives MDFWPEFLASSWGREFVAGGFGGIAGIVSGYPLDTLRIRQQQYLHTGSAFSILRNVVSTEGPGALYRGMAAPLASVTFQNAMVFQIYAVLSRAVDSSVSAKDPPSYKGVALGGVGTGALQSLMLAPVELVKIRLQLQGTGQAKTNKVQPYKGPVSVVKTIMKREGLRGMYRGFTITVLRDAPAHGVYFSTYEYMREHFHPGCRKGGQESLQTMLVSGGLAGVASWICCYPLDVIKTRLQAQSPSSIPLKYNGIIDCFQKSVKHEGFSVLWRGLGTAVSRAFVVNGAIFAAYEIALRCLFNNGSIETDSTIFEKQEDKLSNGI, from the exons ATGGATTTTTGGCCAGAGTTTCTTGCTAGCAGTTGGGGTAGAGAATTTGTGGCTGGAGGGTTTGGAGGCATTGCTGGTATAGTCTCTGGTTATCCCCTTGACACCCTTCGAATTCGACAACAGCAGTACTTGCACACCGGTTCAGCCTTTAGTATCCTTCGAAATGTTGTCTCTACTGAAGGGCCTGGTGCCCTCTACAGAGGCATGGCAGCACCTTTGGCCTCTGTTACTTTTCAG AATGCCATGGTTTTCCAGATATACGCAGTCCTCTCTCGAGCAGTTGACTCGTCTGTTTCAGCTAAAGACCCTCCTTCCTACAAAGGAGTGGCTCTAGGAGGAGTTGGAACCGGTGCTCTTCAAAGTCTAATGCTCGCCCCCGTGGAGCTTGTTAAGATTCGCCTTCAATTGCAGGGTACAGGCCAAGCAAAAACAAATAAAGTTCAACCATATAAAGGCCCTGTAAGTGTTGTGAAAACCATAATGAAAAGAGAAGGTTTGAGAGGAATGTATAGAGGTTTTACCATAACTGTTCTCAGGGATGCACCTGCACATGGTGTTTATTTTTCGACTTATGAGTATATGAGAGAGCATTTTCATCCGGGCTGCAGAAAAGGCGGCCAAGAAAGCCTCCAGACAATGTTGGTCTCGGGTGGACTGGCTGGAGTTGCTAGCTGGATATGTTGCTATCCATTAGATGTTATCAAGACCAGATTACAGGCTCAATCTCCATCTTCTATTCCTCTAAAGTATAATGGTATTATTGATTGTTTTCAAAAGAGTGTCAAACATGAAGGATTCAGTGTGCTATGGCGAGGGTTAGGTACTGCAGTTTCTAGGGCATTTGTGGTTAATGGTGCCATTTTTGCTGCTTATGAAATTGCTCTAAGGTGCTTATTCAACAATGGCAGCATTGAAACAGATAGCACAATCTTTGAAAAGCAGGAAGACAAATTGTCTAATGGGATTTAA